A portion of the Candidatus Nitrosotenuis aquarius genome contains these proteins:
- a CDS encoding YHS domain-containing protein: MKIDPVCKMELPDGSKSVSTQFEDETYYFCCPSCKMMFEKNPHKFK, translated from the coding sequence ATGAAAATAGATCCTGTTTGCAAAATGGAGTTGCCTGACGGTTCAAAGTCCGTATCTACACAATTTGAAGATGAGACATACTATTTCTGTTGTCCATCATGTAAGATGATGTTTGAAAAAAACCCGCATAAATTCAAATAG
- a CDS encoding sulfurtransferase has translation MTYSHPEVLVNTDFVSKNPTNANLKLVEVDYDPENGYRKGHITGATLIWWKRDINDPVTRDIVDKKQFEELMSRNGINPESEVILYGDFNNWFAAFVFWVFKYYGHKNVKIMNGGRKKWELEKKPYTTDEPKVSPTSYLAQPPDEGLRAYLFDVKRALDRKEVGLVDVRSPKEFTGEITAPPEYPMEHAQRGGHVPGAQNIPWATAVNDADGTFKTADELKQNYVPKGITPDKEIICYCRIGERSSHSWFVLKYLLGYPQVRNYDGSWTEWGNMIGNPVEK, from the coding sequence ATGACATACTCACATCCCGAAGTTCTAGTGAACACAGACTTTGTATCAAAAAATCCGACAAACGCCAATTTGAAGCTGGTAGAGGTTGACTATGATCCAGAAAATGGCTACAGAAAGGGACACATCACTGGCGCAACCCTGATTTGGTGGAAGCGCGACATCAATGATCCGGTAACCCGTGATATTGTTGATAAAAAGCAATTTGAGGAATTGATGTCCAGAAACGGAATCAATCCTGAAAGCGAAGTGATTCTGTATGGAGATTTTAACAACTGGTTTGCGGCATTCGTGTTTTGGGTTTTCAAGTATTACGGTCACAAAAACGTCAAAATTATGAATGGTGGTAGAAAGAAATGGGAACTAGAAAAGAAACCATACACAACTGACGAGCCCAAGGTATCACCAACCAGTTATTTGGCACAGCCGCCAGACGAGGGACTGCGAGCATATTTGTTTGATGTTAAACGCGCACTAGACAGAAAAGAAGTTGGTCTCGTTGACGTAAGATCTCCAAAAGAATTCACAGGTGAAATCACTGCACCGCCAGAATATCCAATGGAGCATGCACAGAGGGGAGGACATGTGCCTGGTGCACAAAACATTCCATGGGCCACTGCAGTAAATGACGCAGACGGCACATTCAAGACAGCAGATGAGCTAAAACAAAACTATGTACCGAAGGGAATCACGCCAGATAAGGAAATCATTTGCTATTGCAGAATCGGTGAGCGCTCATCACATTCCTGGTTTGTCCTAAAATATCTTCTTGGATATCCACAGGTCAGAAACTATGATGGTTCTTGGACTGAATGGGGCAACATGATTGGTAATCCAGTCGAAAAATAA
- a CDS encoding S1C family serine protease: MNGRETIQLGVIGALCVLLLIGVFTNFGRVPASLAQDIDLAEKSNEVQDIQTSEPNNIANSEVLSLSSLFKRTENSVVQITSKVSETNSNIIINGNPLERQSTKLGSGFVYSDSGLIITNNHVIKDAKTVDVTFVDGNTYSANVTGTDPYNDIAVLQIIDDFSEESLIPLALDDSSKIEVGDPVAAIGNPFGLSGTMTSGIVSQIGRLLPNQEEGFSIPNVIQTDAAINPGNSGGPLLNLEGRVIGINTAIQSNTGEFSGVGFAVPSNTVKKIVPVLIEKGKYDHPWLGMAGTSLTPDIIKKLDLPKNYKGVLVTTVVKDSPADEAGLLEATFNINREIKNGDIIISIDGNKINSIAELILYLSENKAVGDDVSLEVNRNGNIIQLNTVLKARPSN, from the coding sequence ATGAATGGTAGAGAAACAATTCAGTTAGGAGTAATAGGCGCGTTGTGTGTTTTGCTCCTGATTGGAGTTTTTACAAATTTCGGCAGAGTTCCCGCGAGTCTTGCTCAAGACATAGATCTTGCTGAAAAATCGAATGAAGTGCAGGACATTCAGACATCAGAACCAAACAATATTGCTAACAGCGAAGTACTATCATTATCTTCGCTCTTCAAGCGCACAGAGAATTCCGTTGTCCAGATAACAAGCAAGGTATCTGAGACAAATTCCAATATCATAATAAACGGAAATCCGTTGGAAAGGCAATCCACAAAGCTAGGATCCGGATTTGTCTATTCTGACTCGGGTCTGATAATAACCAACAACCATGTCATAAAAGATGCAAAAACCGTGGATGTGACATTTGTAGATGGCAATACCTATTCTGCCAATGTCACTGGAACGGATCCCTATAATGACATAGCCGTCTTGCAAATCATCGATGATTTCTCAGAGGAAAGTCTAATTCCCCTAGCCTTGGACGATTCATCTAAAATTGAAGTAGGGGATCCGGTGGCGGCCATAGGCAATCCCTTTGGGTTAAGCGGTACAATGACCAGCGGAATAGTGAGTCAGATTGGCCGTCTTCTCCCAAACCAAGAGGAAGGATTCTCGATACCCAATGTAATACAGACAGATGCCGCAATAAATCCAGGTAACTCTGGTGGGCCCTTACTTAATCTTGAGGGTAGAGTAATAGGAATCAATACTGCAATTCAATCCAATACTGGCGAATTTTCTGGAGTCGGATTTGCCGTTCCATCAAATACGGTGAAGAAAATTGTTCCTGTTTTAATTGAGAAAGGCAAGTATGATCATCCTTGGCTTGGAATGGCCGGTACGAGTCTAACCCCAGATATTATTAAAAAACTTGATCTGCCAAAGAACTACAAGGGCGTTCTTGTCACAACGGTGGTAAAAGATAGTCCCGCAGACGAGGCAGGATTACTGGAAGCTACGTTCAACATAAATCGTGAAATTAAGAATGGAGACATAATAATTTCAATTGATGGAAACAAGATAAACAGCATTGCGGAGTTGATATTGTATCTTTCCGAGAACAAAGCCGTAGGCGACGATGTATCATTAGAAGTGAACAGAAACGGCAACATAATTCAACTAAATACGGTATTGAAGGCAAGGCCTTCTAACTAG
- a CDS encoding spermidine synthase, with protein sequence MELESSIRTVKFWQLAVLVFVCGASVMALELVSSRILTPVFGSTTYMWGSLIGVVLTGLSLGYFYGGRIADRNPTLFKFSAIIFSAGLYVIFIPYIAPLVISLYNPIPLNSLTVLLSTFTLLTIPSFLLGIVSPYSVKLGTTALSKVGSVTGNLYFLSTAGSIAGTFLAVFGLIPFFEVNTIIFSLGVSLLLVSLIGLSKFPMLLIVFVGVLVFLPTSVVAGTISHSGILVYEKETPYSHLDVVDSKQMRSMYLNGMLHSRMNLDRPEELVVEYTKYFHAGKVFNPDFQKVLFIGGGGFSGPKNFLATYSNIQIDVVEIDPDIISAAKTYFKVSENTRLRIFNEDARIFLANTDEKYDLIILDAFSKYYVPFHLMTLEYFEILENRLEPDGVIVSNLIGTTKGDTSNLVRSVYKTMDQVFPTVYAFKTKGYDSISVQNIMFVTSKSNLNFNDAFEKNQDVSYRSKFLDNYIGSQMETSDVSILTDQFAPVEHLLNPVTNKPLEVDEKETAADTSTMTASTYVTISLLLSIVIIWFAYINFKINKSKTS encoded by the coding sequence ATGGAATTAGAATCAAGCATCCGCACCGTGAAATTTTGGCAACTTGCTGTCTTGGTGTTTGTTTGCGGTGCATCGGTAATGGCGCTCGAGCTTGTTTCTAGTCGTATACTTACCCCTGTTTTTGGAAGCACTACATACATGTGGGGTAGTTTGATTGGAGTGGTTCTTACTGGATTAAGCTTGGGATACTTTTATGGCGGGAGAATCGCAGATCGGAATCCCACACTGTTCAAATTCAGTGCAATAATCTTTTCCGCAGGCCTATACGTGATATTCATACCATATATTGCACCACTCGTCATATCTCTATACAATCCAATTCCACTAAATTCGCTAACTGTACTTTTGAGCACGTTTACTCTACTCACAATTCCCTCTTTTCTGCTCGGAATTGTCTCTCCATATTCGGTAAAGCTAGGCACGACAGCCCTTAGTAAAGTGGGCAGCGTCACAGGCAATCTCTACTTTTTGTCTACCGCTGGAAGTATTGCAGGAACTTTTCTTGCGGTTTTTGGCCTAATTCCATTTTTTGAGGTAAATACGATCATTTTTTCTCTAGGAGTTTCATTGTTATTGGTCTCACTTATTGGACTGTCAAAATTTCCGATGTTGCTAATAGTATTCGTGGGAGTCCTTGTTTTTCTTCCCACGTCGGTAGTTGCAGGCACAATTTCACATTCTGGAATTCTAGTGTATGAGAAAGAGACACCTTACAGTCATCTTGATGTTGTCGATTCCAAGCAGATGAGAAGTATGTACCTGAACGGCATGCTCCACAGTAGAATGAATCTGGATCGGCCAGAGGAGCTTGTTGTAGAGTATACCAAATATTTTCATGCTGGCAAAGTCTTCAATCCGGATTTCCAAAAAGTTCTTTTCATTGGCGGAGGGGGGTTTTCTGGACCAAAAAACTTCCTTGCCACATATTCAAATATACAGATCGACGTAGTGGAGATAGATCCCGACATAATCAGCGCTGCCAAAACCTACTTCAAGGTAAGCGAGAATACCAGATTGAGAATTTTTAATGAAGACGCTAGGATCTTTCTTGCAAATACCGATGAGAAATATGACTTGATAATCTTGGACGCATTCTCAAAGTATTACGTCCCATTCCACCTTATGACTCTGGAATATTTTGAGATATTAGAGAACAGATTAGAGCCAGACGGCGTCATAGTATCAAACCTAATAGGAACCACAAAAGGAGACACGTCGAATTTAGTTAGATCTGTGTACAAAACGATGGATCAGGTGTTTCCCACAGTTTACGCATTCAAGACAAAAGGATATGACTCCATTTCGGTACAAAACATAATGTTTGTCACCTCTAAATCCAACCTAAACTTTAATGACGCTTTTGAGAAAAACCAAGACGTCTCATATCGCAGTAAATTTCTTGACAACTATATTGGTTCTCAAATGGAGACAAGTGACGTTTCCATACTAACGGATCAGTTTGCACCGGTTGAACACCTCCTCAACCCAGTTACAAACAAACCTCTAGAGGTTGATGAAAAAGAAACTGCGGCAGACACCAGTACAATGACCGCTAGCACGTATGTTACAATTTCACTGTTGCTATCAATAGTGATCATATGGTTTGCCTACATTAATTTTAAAATTAATAAATCTAAGACATCATAA